In a single window of the Acipenser ruthenus chromosome 42, fAciRut3.2 maternal haplotype, whole genome shotgun sequence genome:
- the LOC117966937 gene encoding fidgetin-like protein 2: MLSPVVPYSLLKMHWTPEHAQPLSQWPEQHLDVSSTTSSPAHKSDIYQSSRQRSNYAWANDDISALTASNLLKRYAEKYSGVLDSPYERGSYPDGPFGPLNGQKSESEPWQMPHGAEGPYPITPAHDGLPGSKTPAGTPGAPPGTGSSSVGNGNLSDPSGYTAVLGGPASQEYTSPYNGTYLSSGYCTQPSTALPPAHPSALHTSGLLQPTHPPPSLMPGYGSPGSMYSNYPPSGYPSQPGLGPGYSGVHPPPPYLPSGIAAPTPLPPSSRAPGVVGSYGYQSHNLTPLPLVPDAGGGGGSSLKRKAFEMVVEEEDGSRYRKYGYEQPKTTSGSPYHLSEKGANDCRGNGFGASGEGQSYKSAKTPQQPPAVMVEEHVGKYGSQPMKAMVSPSYSNAGEYSPPLMTGGNAGFTHRMQVAFKLPGSCGQSEELLKSADPRVVELVTNEIVDCGPPVQWSDIAGQVQVKAAIEEELLWPILRPGAYTAVSRPPKTILLFGPRGGGKTLLGRCVSTQLGATLFRVSGAALVSKWKGDGEEILRTVFLMAGCRQPSVVFVSEVESLLSGEEEGGLKPQLLSYLEAQGGGTGVVVVCSTRRPDDLDEAAHRRFAKHFYISLPDSGVRRQILHHALAQQSCCLSEREIVSVLQRTEGYSGIELVQLCQQAAASAGQIHGLPGQLQPTSYKDFESAFCKVRPNASQKELDMCVEWNKMYSSSQ; this comes from the coding sequence GCCTGTTGAAGATGCACTGGACACCAGAGCATGCCCAGCCACTCAGCCAGTGGCCCGAACAGCACCTGGACGTCTCGTCCACTACCTCCTCCCCGGCCCACAAGTCCGACATTTACCAAAGTAGCCGGCAGCGCAGCAACTACGCCTGGGCCAACGACGACATCTCGGCGCTCACAGCCTCCAACCTCCTCAAGAGGTACGCAGAGAAGTACTCCGGGGTCCTGGACTCCCCCTACGAAAGGGGCAGCTACCCCGATGGACCGTTTGGGCCACTCAACGGACAGAAGAGCGAGTCAGAGCCGTGGCAGATGCCCCACGGCGCGGAGGGCCCCTACCCGATCACCCCGGCGCACGACGGCCTGCCCGGGTCCAAGACCCCAGCGGGGACTCCTGGGGCCCCGCCTGGGACGGGCAGCTCCTCGGTGGGGAATGGTAACCTCTCTGACCCCAGCGGCTACACCGCGGTGCTCGGAGGGCCGGCATCTCAAGAGTACACCTCTCCGTACAACGGGACTTACCTCTCCTCGGGGTACTGCACCCAGCCCAGCACAGCACTTCCTCCTGCCCACCCCTCAGCCCTCCATACCTCAGGACTACTGCAGCCTACGCACCCGCCGCCCAGTCTGATGCCAGGGTATGGCTCTCCGGGCTCCATGTATTCCAACTACCCTCCGAGCGGCTACCCGTCCCAGCCGGGTCTCGGGCCTGGCTACTCCGGGGTCCACCCTCCACCGCCCTACCTCCCGTCCGGGATCGCAGCCCCGACTCCCCTGCCCCCTTCCTCCAGGGCGCCGGGGGTAGTGGGAAGCTACGGCTACCAGAGCCACAATCTGACGCCCCTCCCCTTGGTTCCCGACGCGGGTGGGGGTGGCGGCAGCTCCCTGAAGCGCAAAGCCTTCGAaatggtggtggaggaggaggacgGCTCTCGCTACAGGAAGTACGGCTACGAGCAACCCAAGACTACCTCTGGTTCCCCCTATCACCTGTCAGAGAAGGGGGCCAACGACTGTAGAGGCAATGGCTTTGGTGCCAGCGGAGAGGGACAAAGTTACAAGTCCGCGAAGACGCCGCAGCAGCCGCCAGCCGTCATGGTGGAGGAACATGTGGGCAAGTACGGCAGCCAGCCCATGAAGGCTATGGTGTCTCCCAGCTACAGCAACGCCGGGGAGTACAGCCCTCCGCTGATGACCGGGGGGAACGCCGGCTTCACGCACCGGATGCAGGTCGCCTTCAAGCTGCCGGGCTCCTGCGGCCAGTCCGAGGAGCTCCTGAAGAGCGCCGACCCACGGGTGGTGGAGCTGGTCACCAACGAGATCGTGGACTGCGGGCCGCCCGTGCAGTGGAGCGACATCGCCGGACAGGTGCAGGTCAAAGCTGCCATCGAGGAGGAGCTGCTGTGGCCCATCCTGAGGCCAGGGGCTTACACAGCAGTCAGCCGGCCGCCCAAGACCATCCTGCTCTTCGGGCCCCGGGGAGGGGGCAAGACGCTGCTGGGCAGGTGCGTGTCGACCCAGCTAGGGGCCACGCTCTTCAGGGTCAGCGGGGCGGCCCTGGTCTCCAAGTGGAAGGGCGACGGGGAGGAGATCCTGAGGACTGTCTTCCTGATGGCAGGGTGCCGGCAGCCCTCGGTGGTCTTTGTCAGCGAGGTGGAGTCTCTGCTCTCGGGGGAGGAGGAGGGCGGCCTCAAGCCCCAGCTGCTCTCTTACCTGGAGGCTCAAGGCGGGGGGACCGGCGTGGTGGTAGTCTGTTCCACGCGGCGTCCAGACGACCTCGATGAAGCCGCACACAGGAGGTTCGCCAAACACTTCTACATCTCCCTGCCGGACAGCGGGGTGCGCAGGCAGATCCTGCACCACGCCCTGGCCCAGCAGAGCTGCTGCCTCAGCGAGAGGGAGATCGTGTCCGTGCTGCAGCGCACCGAGGGATACTCAGGGATCGAGCTCGTCCAGCTCTGCCAACAGGCCGCTGCCTCCGCGGGGCAAATCCACGGGCTGCCCGGCCAGCTCCAGCCAACCTCCTACAAGGACTTTGAAAGCGCTTTCTGTAAAGTGCGTCCCAATGCCTCCCAAAAGGAGCTGGACATGTGCGTGGAGTGGAATAAGATGTACAGTTCAAGCCAATGA